From the Arthrobacter sp. PM3 genome, one window contains:
- a CDS encoding serine/threonine-protein kinase, translated as MEDFAQAGGPAPTVDGYDVGRFLGRGGDATVWLVNERATGAEYALKCFHPGSGPVGGGGSGQATETIEAMRREVRILAALEHEHLLRSHAVLRLAAPAAGPDVHDELALLLEYAAGGALADVVAGRGTLTAGETVTVLTPIAQALAYLHARGVTHGDVSPGNVLFTAQGKPLLADLGVGRMVGDAGAGTEAGTDGFRDPSPVDAVRAGLQPERDVYSLAAIGWYCLAGRPPAPGSHRPPLPFLVPDVPASLAAALEAGLNEDRRLRPTAGELAAAVYRSAAAEAVDLSLTAHPTVAPQLLTRRASPASARPGRMGRTGRCFPSGRPAKGARSGAHQRTADGGTGRHAAGTGGARHLAPEAGPGPGARRETAAPSGRHSVPALGLRRDGQPRSNRNPRGGTYAAGRRRDTARAGAAMVALLAVLGVGAVVSAVLRPAVTEQPTAGTTAQTAEPATAQATAQATEQSAGAGADPAAAVVPRELGEQLESADPADAVRGLAALRAQAFSTGNFALLDQVNAPSSPAADADGRIAAELAATGHVLAGFSTGLMSVRNTPDRAPGRAVVAVSAASEPYQERDAAGSVLAEAPAGQETRVRLVLTVVGGRWKIAEILPSGPWDAAE; from the coding sequence ATGGAGGATTTCGCGCAGGCCGGCGGTCCGGCCCCCACAGTGGACGGATACGACGTCGGCCGCTTCCTGGGGCGCGGGGGCGACGCCACCGTGTGGCTCGTGAACGAGCGGGCCACGGGCGCCGAGTACGCCCTGAAGTGCTTTCACCCGGGCAGCGGGCCGGTCGGCGGCGGAGGGAGCGGGCAGGCCACGGAGACGATCGAGGCGATGCGGCGAGAGGTCCGTATCCTCGCGGCGCTTGAACACGAGCACCTCCTGCGGTCCCACGCCGTGCTGCGGCTCGCCGCCCCCGCAGCGGGTCCGGACGTCCATGACGAACTGGCGTTGCTGCTGGAATACGCCGCCGGGGGAGCCCTCGCCGACGTCGTCGCCGGCCGGGGAACGCTGACGGCGGGCGAGACGGTGACCGTGCTGACACCGATCGCCCAGGCGCTGGCGTACCTGCATGCGCGCGGCGTCACCCATGGCGACGTGTCCCCCGGGAACGTGCTGTTCACGGCCCAAGGAAAGCCGCTGCTGGCCGACCTCGGTGTGGGGCGGATGGTGGGCGACGCCGGTGCGGGCACAGAGGCCGGGACCGACGGCTTCCGCGATCCCTCACCGGTGGACGCTGTCAGGGCAGGGCTCCAGCCGGAACGCGACGTCTATTCGCTGGCCGCAATCGGCTGGTACTGCCTGGCCGGGCGGCCCCCGGCGCCGGGGAGCCACAGGCCGCCGCTGCCCTTCCTCGTTCCCGATGTCCCGGCGAGCCTGGCCGCAGCCTTGGAGGCCGGACTCAACGAGGACCGGCGGTTGCGGCCCACAGCCGGCGAGCTGGCCGCGGCGGTCTACCGCAGCGCAGCCGCCGAGGCCGTGGATCTCTCGCTAACCGCCCACCCCACGGTGGCGCCGCAGCTCCTGACCCGCCGTGCCTCGCCCGCGAGTGCCCGCCCGGGCCGGATGGGAAGGACCGGCAGGTGTTTTCCAAGTGGTCGACCCGCCAAGGGTGCGCGGTCCGGCGCACACCAGCGGACGGCGGACGGCGGGACAGGACGCCACGCGGCGGGCACCGGCGGGGCGCGCCACCTGGCTCCGGAAGCGGGCCCGGGGCCGGGCGCGCGGCGGGAAACGGCGGCGCCGTCCGGGCGTCACAGCGTGCCGGCCCTCGGCCTGCGCCGTGACGGACAGCCGCGGAGCAACCGAAATCCGAGGGGCGGGACGTACGCAGCGGGCCGGCGGCGGGATACGGCGCGGGCTGGTGCGGCGATGGTGGCCTTGCTCGCGGTGCTGGGCGTCGGGGCCGTCGTGTCGGCGGTGCTGCGGCCCGCGGTTACGGAACAGCCCACGGCGGGGACCACAGCGCAGACTGCCGAACCGGCCACAGCGCAGGCCACGGCGCAGGCCACGGAACAGTCCGCAGGGGCCGGCGCGGACCCGGCCGCCGCCGTCGTGCCCCGTGAACTCGGGGAGCAGCTGGAGTCCGCCGACCCCGCGGATGCTGTCCGCGGACTGGCCGCGCTCCGCGCGCAGGCCTTCAGTACCGGCAACTTCGCGCTCCTGGACCAGGTCAATGCGCCGTCCTCGCCGGCCGCGGATGCAGACGGCAGGATCGCCGCTGAGCTGGCGGCCACCGGTCACGTCCTGGCCGGGTTTTCGACCGGCCTGATGAGTGTCCGGAATACCCCGGACCGCGCCCCGGGGCGGGCGGTGGTGGCTGTCAGTGCGGCATCGGAGCCCTATCAGGAACGCGATGCCGCAGGGTCAGTGTTGGCCGAGGCCCCCGCCGGGCAGGAAACCCGGGTACGCCTTGTCCTCACCGTTGTCGGCGGCCGCTGGAAAATTGCGGAAATCCTGCCGTCCGGTCCCTGGGACGCAGCGGAGTAG
- the lipB gene encoding lipoyl(octanoyl) transferase LipB, with product MTLEFQQLGLAPDFVDYTRGWDIQREIHNKVVAGEKPSTVLLLEHAAVYTAGKLTEDHERPFDGTPVVAVDRGGKLTWHGPGQLIAYPILKLKNRAGIRDYVERLEAVMIAVMEDYGIKAVRVKGRAGVWVLADDKGPDRKIAAIGIRVLDGVTMHGVAINCNNDLAPYAQIIACGITDASVTTMSLETGRVIDPADIVDRFVEEFRKHEEALVYTPEGALL from the coding sequence ATGACTCTTGAGTTCCAACAGCTGGGTCTTGCCCCGGACTTCGTCGATTACACGCGCGGCTGGGATATCCAACGCGAAATCCACAACAAGGTTGTTGCCGGCGAGAAACCCAGCACCGTACTGCTTCTGGAACACGCCGCCGTGTATACGGCAGGCAAGCTCACGGAAGACCACGAGCGCCCGTTCGACGGGACGCCCGTCGTCGCGGTTGACCGCGGCGGCAAACTGACCTGGCACGGCCCGGGACAGCTCATTGCCTATCCCATCCTGAAACTGAAGAACCGTGCCGGCATCCGGGACTACGTCGAGCGCCTCGAGGCCGTCATGATCGCGGTCATGGAGGATTACGGGATCAAAGCCGTGCGGGTCAAGGGCCGGGCAGGCGTCTGGGTTCTGGCCGATGACAAGGGCCCGGACCGCAAGATCGCCGCAATCGGCATCCGTGTCCTGGACGGCGTCACGATGCACGGCGTGGCGATCAACTGCAACAACGATCTCGCCCCCTATGCGCAGATCATCGCGTGCGGAATCACCGACGCCAGCGTCACCACCATGTCCCTGGAAACCGGCAGGGTGATCGACCCTGCCGATATCGTCGACCGTTTCGTGGAAGAATTCCGCAAGCACGAAGAAGCACTCGTTTACACCCCTGAAGGAGCTCTCCTGTGA